In the genome of Panthera uncia isolate 11264 chromosome B3 unlocalized genomic scaffold, Puncia_PCG_1.0 HiC_scaffold_1, whole genome shotgun sequence, one region contains:
- the LINGO1 gene encoding leucine-rich repeat and immunoglobulin-like domain-containing nogo receptor-interacting protein 1: MQVSERMLAGGARSMPSPLLACWQPILLLVLGSVLSGSATGCPPRCECSAQDRAVLCHRKRFVAVPEGIPTETRLLDLGKNRIKTLNQDEFASFPHLEELELNENIVSAVEPGAFNNLFSLRTLGLRSNRLKLIPLGVFTGLSNLTKLDISENKIVILLDYMFQDLYNLKSLEVGDNDLVYISHRAFSGLNSLEQLTLEKCNLTSIPTEALSHLHSLIVLRLRHLNINAIRDYSFKRLYRLKVLEISHWPYLDTMTPNCLYGLNLTSLSITHCNLTAVPYLAVRHLVYLRFLNLSYNPIGTIEGSMLHELLRLQEIQLVGGQLAVVEPYAFRGLNYLRVLNVSGNQLTTLEESAFHSVGNLETLILDSNPLACDCRLLWVFRRRWRLNFNRQQPTCATPEFVQGKEFKDFPDVLLPNYFTCRRARIRDRKAQQVFVDEGHTVQFVCRADGDPPPAILWLSPRKHLVSAKSNGRLTVFPDGTLEVRYAQVQDNGTYLCIAANAGGNDSMPAHLHVRSYSPDWPHQPNKTFAFISNQPGEGEANSTRATVPFPFDIKTLIIATTMGFISFLGVVLFCLVLLFLWSRGKGNTKHNIEIEYVPRKSDAGISSADAPRKFNMKMI, encoded by the coding sequence GTGAGCGAGAGGATGCTGGCGGGGGGCGCGAGGAGCATGCCCAGCCCCCTCCTGGCCTGCTGGCAGCCCATCCTCCTGCTGGTGCTGGGCTCGGTGCTGTCAGGCTCCGCCACGGGCTGCCCGCCCCGCTGCGAGTGCTCGGCCCAGGACCGCGCCGTGCTCTGCCACCGCAAGCGCTTCGTGGCGGTTCCAGAGGGCATCCCCACCGAGACCCGCCTGCTGGACCTGGGCAAGAATCGCATCAAAACGCTCAACCAGGACGAGTTCGCCAGCTTCCCACACCTGGAAGAGCTAGAGCTCAACGAGAACATCGTGAGTGCCGTGGAGCCCGGCGCCTTCAACAACCTCTTCAGCCTCCGGACGCTGGGGCTGCGCAGCAACCGCCTGAAGCTCATCCCCCTGGGCGTCTTCACCGGCCTCAGTAACCTGACCAAACTGGACATCAGCGAGAACAAGATCGTCATCCTGCTGGACTACATGTTCCAGGACCTGTACAACCTCAAGTCGCTGGAGGTCGGCGACAACGACCTCGTCTACATCTCCCACCGAGCCTTCAGCGGCCTCAACAGCCTGGAGCAGCTGACACTGGAGAAATGCAACCTGACCTCCATCCCCACCGAGGCGCTGTCCCACCTGCACAGTCTCATCGTCCTGAGGCTCCGGCACCTCAACATCAACGCCATCCGGGACTATTCCTTCAAGAGGTTGTACCGGCTCAAGGTCTTGGAGATCTCCCACTGGCCCTACTTGGACACCATGACACCCAACTGCCTCTATGGCCTCAACCTGACATCCCTGTCCATCACACACTGCAATCTGACCGCCGTGCCCTACCTGGCTGTGCGCCACCTGGTCTATCTCCGCTTCCTCAACCTCTCCTACAATCCCATCGGCACCATTGAGGGCTCCATGCTGCATGAGCTGCTACGGCTGCAGGAGATCCAGCTGGTGGGCGGGCAGCTGGCTGTGGTGGAGCCCTATGCCTTCCGCGGCCTCAACTACCTGCGTGTGCTAAACGTCTCGGGCAACCAGCTGACCACACTGGAGGAGTCAGCCTTCCACTCGGTGGGCAACCTGGAGACGCTCATCCTGGACTCCAACCCGCTGGCCTGCGACTGCCGGCTCCTGTGGGTGTTCCGGCGCCGCTGGCGGCTCAACTTCAACCGGCAGCAGCCCACCTGTGCCACGCCCGAATTCGTCCAGGGCAAGGAGTTCAAGGACTTCCCAGACGTGCTCCTGCCCAACTACTTCACCTGCCGCCGTGCCCGCATCCGGGACCGCAAAGCCCAGCAGGTGTTTGTGGACGAGGGCCACACGGTGCAGTTTGTGTGCCGGGCAGATGGCGACCCGCCACCCGCCATCCTCTGGCTCTCACCCCGCAAGCACCTGGTCTCGGCCAAGAGCAACGGGCGGCTCACAGTCTTCCCCGACGGCACGCTGGAGGTGCGCTACGCCCAGGTACAGGACAATGGCACGTACCTGTGCATCGCGGCCAACGCGGGCGGCAACGACTCCATGCCGGCCCACCTGCATGTGCGCAGCTACTCGCCCGACTGGCCCCATCAGCCCAACAAGACCTTCGCTTTCATCTCCAACCAGCCGGGCGAGGGAGAGGCCAACAGCACCCGAGCCACCGTGCCTTTCCCCTTCGACATCAAGACCCTCATCATTGCCACCACCATGGGCTTCATCTCTTTCCTGGGCGTCGTCCTCTTCTGCCTGGTGCTGCTCTTTCTCTGGAGCCGGGGCAAAGGCAACACGAAGCACAACATCGAGATCGAGTACGTGCCCCGCAAGTCGGACGCAGGCATCAGCTCTGCCGACGCGCCCCGCAAGTTCAACATGAAGATGATATGa